The Oncorhynchus kisutch isolate 150728-3 linkage group LG8, Okis_V2, whole genome shotgun sequence DNA segment GAGGAAGAAGGGATGGTAGTACAGAAGCGAGAAGTGACAGGTTATAACGATGTAACAGAGGACAGCGATTAGTGTTGTCGCGGCTACCTGTGCAGTAGGTAGGTAACGCCAGAAGGACTGGTTCACTTCCTCAGGTGTTGGAGAAGCATGCTTATGGTAATCATATTGTAATGGTTGACATACATAACTGATATCTTCTGTATATTTCCCCATGCAGGTAAATGATGGACACAGACATTTTAGGTTTCAGACCAGACAGGGGGAGTCCTCATAGGGAAGACCTGAGACCTGTCTCTCACCACAGTCTTTATCTGAGCCCACCCCCACTCTACCTGAACCCGACCAAACTCTCCCTCTTCCCGACCAGAGAGGCCTACAGCCCCCTGACTCACCATCGGCCACGGGGCTCTGAGGGCATGCATTACACCCAGAGGGAAGGTTCCCAAAAACGCAAAAGAAGGCCACAAAAAATGGAGGGTTCCGAATCCCctacaggagacatggaggaggtggAGCGTCGAGGCAACACCAAGACTGTTGATCTCAACCACCTtccgttctccctccctcctcgcccatgtctccctccctctcccatgcCCATTCAAGGTATGATCGACCTGAGCCGGCTCCAGCTGCACCACAGGGCTATGTCCAGATATGAGACAACTATGGGCCTCCCATTGCAGGTGAAACAGGAACCACTCAGCCCCTCACCTTTGtggcctccctctcctctcctccatcaccaccctcctcccctattcttcccccctctccaccccagcctcctccccttccccttctTCATGCCTGGGCCCATCATGCACCTCTCTCCTGGAGCCTTCTACCCGGGAGAGGCACCACGACCTAGTCGGCGCAGCCCAGACAGAGGGCCCCGAGGTGGGATGACCAGCGCTGAGAAGCTGGGTCTCAACATCCACATCGACGACAGCTACCACGTAGATGTAGGAGGAAACCAGAAGCGTTGGAAGTGCCGTACGTGTGAGAAGTcatacacatccaagtataacctggtcacacacatcCTGGGCCACAGTGGGATCAAGCCTCACAGCTGCCATCTGTGTGGGAATCGGTTCAAGCAGCTGAGCCACCTGCACACTCACCTGCTCACCCACCAGGGCACACGGCCACACAAGTGCCAGGTGTGCCACAAGGCCTTCACCCAGACCAGCCACCTGAAGAGACATATGATGCAGCATAGTGACGTGAAGCCGTACAGGTCAGTAATGGCACCATCTTAGTCTAGATTAGAGTTACTGGAGTTAATAGACTAGAGTTACTCTTTATTTAGTCTAGCTGAGAATTAAGAAAATTAGTTCAACAAGGACCTTACATTACATGCCTAGTCTGTGACTCAAACGCAGACCAAGGATAGAACAAACTTAGACCTGTCCATAAATTGTCATCAGtatgggagagtggggtaagttgacaCATTTTTTCCTTCAATTTTTtcattcagcatcactccatcaagggaaatatagtattctttctaacaaaagtatctacatagactcagtttattaggtacatcaCCCAGTTCACGAAAATGGctcactcctacagacagtgagtcacgtggccatggcttgctatataaagcagttagacaggcatcaaggcattcagttactgttcaattGAATGTTAGAAGGGGcaaaagagagacctaagaggaTTTGAGGTATGATCATCGGTACCAGGCGTAATGGATCCAGTATCTCAAAAAATGTCCACCCTCATGGGACTTTTCACGCACAACAGTGTCTTCTTTACCGAGAATGGTGTGACAAACATAAAACATCCAGTTAGCGGCAcacctgtgggcgaaaacagcttgttgatgagaggtcgaaggagaatggcaagaatcgtgcaagctaacaggcggccCACAAACAGGCAAGTaatggcgcagtacaacagtggtgtgcagaacggcatctcggaacgcacaattAGTCGGCTCTTGTCActgatgggctattgcagcagacgaccacactgggttcaactcctatcagctaaaaacaagaagaagcggcttcagtgggcacgcaatcaccaacactggacaattgagaaGTGGAAAAACCTTGCTTGGTCTGACGAATCCCGGTTTCTGTTCCATCACGCTGATGGAAGATTCAGGATTTGGcttaagcagcatgagtccatgtccccatcctgcctggtgtcaatggtacaggctggtggtggtgtaatggtgtggggattTTTTTCCTAGCACACATTAGGTCCTATAATATGAATTGAGTAATGTttccatgccctgaagaattcaggctgttctggaggcaaaggggggtccaacCCGGTGCTAGATAGGGTGTACCTAGTAAACTGTCCACTGAGCGAGGTTCTACCTCaaatcaaaaagggttctcctacgggcacagccgaagaaccattttggaacccttttttctacaCGTGTATAGCCAACAACTGATGTATAGAGCAATCTTACAATTatttactttggtttagatacaagcttCATGAAATCTCGAacacaataaatatatatatatatttttttacctaacTTGCTtatcactttttccatgtggtttcttctttcacagactccatgaccccttcctaaatatttggtcaaattattaattttgtttagtgtttctactcctctcctatcctaccCTCTCTTCTCTAGTTGTGGGGTGTGTGGGAGGGGTTTTGCCTACCCTAGTGAGCTGCGGGCCCATGAGCTGAAGCATGAGAAAGGCCAGGAGAacgtgtgtgtggagtgtggttTGGACTTCCCCACTCTGGCCCAGCTCAAGAGACACCTGACGGCCCACAGAGGTCCCACCCTTTACAGGTAGCTGTATGCCCAGAAACACCCGATGGGCTGCACATTACCTTGTGTCTGTTGCCCCTATTTCTGCTTGTAGATATTTTACATTACCACCACTGGAAGATTTGTGGGTTTGacagtaaaaaaacaacaacaagcagGTTATCAGGAAACGGTTACTTTTTTGGCTAAATCCAGGCCACATCAGAGTGTGAGTTTTCTGTATAGAATTATAGTTCTATCTCAATTCTAATTCTCATTCTATTTCAATAGTTTTCTGTCCAGGTGTATAGCAAGTGTCTGTTTTCTGTCCAGGTGTAGTGAGTGCCAGAAGAGCTTCCAGTACCCCAGCCAGCTGCAGAACCACATGATGAAGCACAAAGACATCCGGCCATACATCTGCAGCGAGTGTggcatggagtttatacagtcccatcacctcaaacagcacacactcacacataaggTAAGACTGGGTGGGGTTTTCATACTGTCCGCGTAATGCTGCCCACTAATGTCAACATGTGTGTTTAGAGGGACGTGTCTTTACACGGctaggttgtgttgtgttgtggagaTGAAGTGTCTGTGGGTCAAAGGGCTGTTAAGGCTTTATCTGTTGACAGCATCAGCTGGCTGGTGCCATGACACGTAGCCTGCATCAAGGGCCTTTACATTTGTTGACATGAAATGGTTTTGTTATGGGATATACGTACATGACAGTATGATGACTTTCATACTACAAATTTCACACCATTGTTTCTGCTTCAAACTGTCTTTTAGTACTACATGGTGAAGCCAGGACAAAGAGCAGCTCTCCTCAAAAACCTTGAGCCCAGCAAACAGACAAATGAGACTTTAGAAAGAGATGTGAGTGCATGCTACAGTAACCGTAGCTACAAGTTCAGTCATGTAATATTGTGAGAATCCTATTATTCTGCCTTTTTCAGACGATACAAGGCATCCACTCTCTTTTTGTCATGCTAACATGTCTGTCTTTGTCCCTGACGGCCTTTGCTTGTCAACATGTAAGACAGTTTTCCACTCTGATGGTTATTTAGACAAACAACAATTAATGAAAacattatatatatctctctctctctctctctctcagggggtGAAGGAGCACAAGTGTCGTATCTGTGGTCGGGAGTTCACCCTCTTGGCAAACATGAAGCGCCACGTCTTGAtccatactaacatcaggtcTTACCAGTGTCACCTCTGCTTCAAGAGCTTTGTCCAGAAACAGACCCTCAAGGCCCACATGATCGTCCACTCTGACATTAAACCCTACAAATGCAAGGTGACTGTTCTTATGGTACAATATGTTGAGGAGAGTGC contains these protein-coding regions:
- the LOC109896148 gene encoding zinc finger protein 366 isoform X1, with translation MMDTDILGFRPDRGSPHREDLRPVSHHSLYLSPPPLYLNPTKLSLFPTREAYSPLTHHRPRGSEGMHYTQREGSQKRKRRPQKMEGSESPTGDMEEVERRGNTKTVDLNHLPFSLPPRPCLPPSPMPIQGMIDLSRLQLHHRAMSRYETTMGLPLQVKQEPLSPSPLWPPSPLLHHHPPPLFFPPLHPSLLPFPFFMPGPIMHLSPGAFYPGEAPRPSRRSPDRGPRGGMTSAEKLGLNIHIDDSYHVDVGGNQKRWKCRTCEKSYTSKYNLVTHILGHSGIKPHSCHLCGNRFKQLSHLHTHLLTHQGTRPHKCQVCHKAFTQTSHLKRHMMQHSDVKPYSCGVCGRGFAYPSELRAHELKHEKGQENVCVECGLDFPTLAQLKRHLTAHRGPTLYRCSECQKSFQYPSQLQNHMMKHKDIRPYICSECGMEFIQSHHLKQHTLTHKYYMVKPGQRAALLKNLEPSKQTNETLERDGVKEHKCRICGREFTLLANMKRHVLIHTNIRSYQCHLCFKSFVQKQTLKAHMIVHSDIKPYKCKLCGKEFNRMHNLMGHMHLHSDSRPFKCRYCPSKFTLKGNLTRHMKVKHGIMDMGLNARVFRRRGRFCLSAPLGLRARSRQEEPFDLSQKPRPPRPSLCLSQSDGESVPGSSCQEEDEEDSLYRRSQYSPEVYQHHTGGQGYRSETDRQVYGQDMETVGQGYRSETDRQVYGQDMETRGQVYPPRAGEEVYQPVSEPGDAEEKVYQRVTGRQVYDSDSELGGQLYEQEAGGHHIGANVRYPGSGNTGKHVYHSDSELDDQLYKPDPDQLEIGDQVYHSDAGEEMMDTPEPCERDYHSDPGAYYQKA
- the LOC109896148 gene encoding zinc finger protein 366 isoform X2; the encoded protein is MMDTDILGFRPDRGSPHREDLRPVSHHSLYLSPPPLYLNPTKLSLFPTREAYSPLTHHRPRGSEGMHYTQREGSQKRKRRPQKMEGSESPTGDMEEVERRGNTKTVDLNHLPFSLPPRPCLPPSPMPIQGMIDLSRLQLHHRAMSRYETTMGLPLQVKQEPLSPSPLWPPSPLLHHHPPPLFFPPLHPSLLPFPFFMPGPIMHLSPGAFYPGEAPRPSRRSPDRGPRGGMTSAEKLGLNIHIDDSYHVDVGGNQKRWKCRTCEKSYTSKYNLVTHILGHSGIKPHSCHLCGNRFKQLSHLHTHLLTHQGTRPHKCQVCHKAFTQTSHLKRHMMQHSDVKPYSCGVCGRGFAYPSELRAHELKHEKGQENVCVECGLDFPTLAQLKRHLTAHRGPTLYRCSECQKSFQYPSQLQNHMMKHKDIRPYICSECGMEFIQSHHLKQHTLTHKGVKEHKCRICGREFTLLANMKRHVLIHTNIRSYQCHLCFKSFVQKQTLKAHMIVHSDIKPYKCKLCGKEFNRMHNLMGHMHLHSDSRPFKCRYCPSKFTLKGNLTRHMKVKHGIMDMGLNARVFRRRGRFCLSAPLGLRARSRQEEPFDLSQKPRPPRPSLCLSQSDGESVPGSSCQEEDEEDSLYRRSQYSPEVYQHHTGGQGYRSETDRQVYGQDMETVGQGYRSETDRQVYGQDMETRGQVYPPRAGEEVYQPVSEPGDAEEKVYQRVTGRQVYDSDSELGGQLYEQEAGGHHIGANVRYPGSGNTGKHVYHSDSELDDQLYKPDPDQLEIGDQVYHSDAGEEMMDTPEPCERDYHSDPGAYYQKA